The Eubalaena glacialis isolate mEubGla1 chromosome 5, mEubGla1.1.hap2.+ XY, whole genome shotgun sequence genomic sequence ATAACCTTGACTACGTTCAAACATATGTATTTTTAGAAAGTAGATGATTTATAATTTATCTTACTATGAGTAACAAATTACTTGCAACTCACCTCGTGTGCCAAGTCCAAGTTGAGGATGACAAAGGTGCTTTCTCTTGCTGTTCCTATCCCCTTCACACCACCAATTACCTTTTCCTCACTAGGCAAAATTAAGTCCAGGCTTCACTTGACTTTAATTATGAGAGCAGTCAGTAATTTATCTCATTAGGATGGTCCAAGTCTCTTTTCTTGACAAATAACCTGCCTTTGtacaatttggatgtcttttggCTCAGTAGTCTGTAACATTCTCCCACACTATTTCTAATGTGGTAGTATTTTGGCAGTCTGTTTATATGAGCCTTTTAAATATGGCAATGAAATTCCATGATGTCTTTAGAGTAAAGAAATGCACATTTCTGTAatccttaaatttaaaataaattatctaaCATAAGTTGAAGTTAAACACAAAACTGtctttaaaaggtatttttcaaaaaaaaaaatcctaacaatGAATACTGAATTAAAAACTGTTAGATCATTAGACAATGCACATAGTGATAAAAGCACCAATGACAAAGAggctggaaaggaaaagaaaggagacaaGAAGGGGAAGTTTGGGAGATCTGAGCAGGCCATCCCTCCATGCTGGTCTTCTTCTAATACGCAGATTATGGCTAAACaagaattctctttttctttttaattaaaagccaTTTGGAATGAGCAGTTTTTCATTCTCCAGCTGCTTGTGTTATAATTTCCACAATGTGTTACATTAAAGCCAATTTgtttcttatataaaatatagaacttGTTTCTCAGCATATTTCAGGACGCCTGACACACCTGTATAAATCTGTTCTACACTCCAAAATCTTCAATGTAAAGGGAATATAATCTTTAGTAAATATGGTgaaaaaaaacttcttttaaaaaactaaattttatttatgaagcCCCTTTCCTATCTAATCATGTGAACCACTCCAATTCAATTTCCCTGATGTTTTTAACCTAGAGTTTGACTGAATAAATCCACTGAATTTGCTCTTGCAAAATCCTAAAACATCCTTTTGGGATCTAAAAGACTTTCAAAGTTCTTCCCTCTATCCAGGTAATCAAAATATAACATGGTAAAAGACAAACACTTTAGCTGTGGTCCTTTGGCTACCTGAATATCTTCTgacaaagcagaaggaaaaaaaagaagtgaaggaagtaaggggagggagggagagaagaaaagagggaaggggaaaagaagagtacataacaaaatattaaagagattgttttaaaatgagcacattttttaaaaagaccccaTACAGTCTGTTAGCAGATGTATTAGAATGCAACAGTTACTATCTTCAAAATGGCCTTACTATTCCATGATCctctttttaaacttatttttgctAGTACCTATATTTCTAAGggaaaaatttttcttccttgcAATATAAATACCACTATACTGTATTGCAATGCATAATGGTACCAAGAGCTAGAGCTCTCCCTGTCCATGGGGTTGCATTTAACCTTAGTGAATGCAAAATTCTGTACTATTCTACTCTCACCTACGAGGCAATGGCAGCAAGTGTGCACAGCAAATGCCATAAAGCACTATGAACAAGAATGAACATCAAGGCTTAGCTCATTATACTAAACTTTCTTCACTGCCCAAaaaactatctttttaaaattcagagtttactttttatgaatattttcacatgaatttatttttaagaactaaaacattatcctaaaatatattattaacttACTTAGCACTACCctaaaaattatttctgtgtACATTTTCTCcacaacaaaaatcaaaattatttgtcttttcaGTTCAGAAgtctcatgatttttttaaagcacatttaaAAGCACTCCATTTGTGATTTTCATGAAGGATATGAAAGCGTCCAAAAGTCATCCAAACAGAGGGTCAACTATACCCTTAGATCCTTAATTTTGTGAAAGAAATTTTGTGGAGCTCACATTTGCCTGAGCTGTAAAACCTTAGCAATAATACTCTGCTCTAGAACCCTCACTTTTAAAAGTCATGAGATTCCACACTTGACCTAGAGCAAAGCAGCAGTTTTTCTGAATCGTCTCTGGGCCTTCGCGTCCAAAGTTCCCCTACACTTTGAGACCGGGGGGACAGCGTTTCAAATTGGATATAAGTCTCTTTCGCCAAATCATCTTCCCAGAGGGAGTCTGACTTACACTGAAGTTTGCAAACTTTgtacaacaggaaaaaaatcaatggcaAGACAACAACACAGGCAGCACCACTCACCACCATAAGGAAAGACCCTTGAGAATCACCTTCTTCTTCAACTCTGTCAGTAGAAAAGGTGATACATTGGTCTTTCTGGGGAGGCATTCCTTTTGGACAGACACATGCTATATATTGCCGATCAGGCAACAAGCCACTTATGGTGACTTGGTTCTTGCTGGAGTCTGCATTAAGCAGTAGCAGGTCCTTCTCACCATACTTGGAATACAACACAGTCACTTCCAAATTCTGCGTGGTGTTAATGGTGTTCCACATCAAGATCACGCTTTCTTCGGTTTCGCTGACTACCTGGAGATTTTCTATTGTGGCATTCGTTTCCATCGGTAGGGCTTGATCCAACAATGCCAACTCTTCTCTTTTACTTGCACTAGCTGGGGGAAGCTTACCGCTACCCATCTCCACCTTGACATTTCTTTTCCCATCTGGGTGGAGTGACTGACGGCTGGCCATGGTAGTACTTGTAGATATTCTAGTGCTTGGAGTTGTGGTTGAAGAAACAatggaggagaagaaaggagataaGGAGAAGGAAGCAGTGGAGGGAGGAGATGAAGTAGAAGTAGGAAGAAAAGTGGAAGAAGctgggaaggaagaagaagaggaataaGGCCAGGGAGACGATGATGAACCAGGTAGAGATGCAGATGTTCTAGATCCCAGCTGGACCTCTTGCTCAGGGTGATCCCCAGTTCTTCTTTCAGAAGTTTCTGATGATACGGTGGTCATGACAACACCAACCACTGTCACAGTAACCACAGCTTCTGACATCCCAGCCAAATTTTTGGCCTTACATTTGTAATCCCCAGCATCCATGTAAGAAATGCCTGTCAAGCTTATTATGGACCATCTGACTCCCTCCCCTGGAGATTCCTGAAttactggaagaaagaaaaatgcataatctgtgagataaaagaaagaaaagattcacGCAACATGCCAACTCAAAAGGCAACAATTTCTGGTTCTACACGCATACCTCTCACATAAGCCAAGAGGGAAATGGCACGCTGCAAGTCTCTGATTGCAGGTGATGGTTCTGTAAATGGTTTATATGGAAGTGTAGGACATTCTGGGTGTCATGAAGTTTCTATgggaaatagtattttaaaaagacatgggGCTGAGAATTAAGAAACTTTGGCCTTAGTAAACTTTTGTTTACTAAGTAGTATGTGATTCTAGACAAGCCAATTAGTGTCTTTAGGCCTCTgtttccacatttttaaaataaggagataaGACAAAGTGATTTCAAATATCCCTTCCAATTTTAACCCACTGTGATTCTGTAAAATGTTTATCACAAGACCTTacttaaatatttctcaaaatattttttcattgtaataAAGTGTTAACTATTCACATAGTCAGAAGGCATAGTAGACCATTTTCTGGCATGGAGGAGTCATAATTTCTATTCTTATCTTTCACAGTATATTTAATTtagataaacaagtaaacaatgaGGTTTTTTATTTATGGAATAATACATAGTGTTTGCAAAATTGGAATTTTAATTTCCTAAACACTAAAATCTGAACatatttcctttctgtcttgaTTTCTGAAGCTTTCTGAAGAATAATAATATGCACAGAGTGGTATTTCAGTAGCCCAAAATTTAACTCACTACCTTAAACTGTGGGCTTAGGccttgacatttttttaaaattctatcagGTTTCATTATTTCAGcctcaatttaaatttaatttggaagagtttttaaaatatatcccttTACTCATTAGAATATCACTATTGAAACTAAGGCCAAAACATTGATTTGGTCATAGTAGGATCTAAAAACCTgtgtaatcaatatttttaaaaattacacttttTGCCTCATAATAAAGTTCCTATGTAATTTATTATTTGAATAATCATTCAAAAATAAGAAACTTGTTTGAAATTCCCTTGAAGGAAATTGTAAttgttatacattttaaagtgagCAGTATCCAAGATGATGGAGGAAAGATAAAGACAAAGGCCTTATCTGCAAGCATCCATCCACTGCATCATGTTGTTTTCCATCTAAGAAGGAAATCAGTGTGTCTAATTTCATCTACATAGTTAATCAGACAAACTGAGGAAAATATTAATCAATAAAGT encodes the following:
- the LRIT3 gene encoding leucine-rich repeat, immunoglobulin-like domain and transmembrane domain-containing protein 3 — protein: MRLFASLCVALSFLARVSCPCPSRCTCDYHGGDDGMGSRSVLCSDLDMNEVPTNFPVDTVKLRIEKTVVHRIPAEAFYYLVELQYLWLTYNSVASLDTSSFYNLKQLHELRLDGNSLAAFPWTSLRDMPRLRTLDLHNNRITSVPNEAVTYLKNLAYLDLSSNRLTTLPPDFLESWSHLVTTSSRSLDLSARRIILGLQDNPWFCDCHISKIMALSKVADPVVVLLDPLMVCSEPERLTGISFQRAELEQCLKPSVMTSATQITSALGSNVLLRCDTTGYPTPQLTWTRPDSSPVNYTVIQESPGEGVRWSIISLTGISYMDAGDYKCKAKNLAGMSEAVVTVTVVGVVMTTVSSETSERRTGDHPEQEVQLGSRTSASLPGSSSSPWPYSSSSSFPASSTFLPTSTSSPPSTASFSLSPFFSSIVSSTTTPSTRISTSTTMASRQSLHPDGKRNVKVEMGSGKLPPASASKREELALLDQALPMETNATIENLQVVSETEESVILMWNTINTTQNLEVTVLYSKYGEKDLLLLNADSSKNQVTISGLLPDRQYIACVCPKGMPPQKDQCITFSTDRVEEEGDSQGSFLMVVSGAACVVVLPLIFFLLYKVCKLQCKSDSLWEDDLAKETYIQFETLSPRSQSVGELWTRRPRDDSEKLLLCSRSSVESHDF